Sequence from the Qipengyuania pelagi genome:
CGCTTTCCCTTGTATTACGAGGCATATCCAAGCCTCTCGGGAGAAGCCCATTCCCGCGAACGGGCTGCACGAATGAGGATCGCTCGACGACCGCGGATCGCTTCAAGGCCGCGGAACACTCCCCCCTTTGGACGAGTGCCGCCGGGGCTGGAGAAAGCACGGTCGGCGGCACTCGATTTTCGCCCTGGACGATACGATCGGCAGCATCTCCGCTCAACCGAGCGGTGGAGAGACAGGGGGATCGGGCTCGGTCGCAGACAGACCACACCGATGCGATATGCTGGGGAATGTATTCGGAGCGTGATGGAACGGACTTCTTCACCGGTCCAGTCGATCCAGTCGGATCTGCCCGTGATCAGTTACGGCTTTCCGCTGCGTCCTCGTGTAGACGATCCAGCGCATCGGCATTGTCGCGGCCCCAGTCGTACAGTAGCTGGACGGGCTCTACGAAGCGCCGGCCCAAGGAAGTCAGCCGGTACTCGACCGCAGGGGGTACCACCCTTTCGACATGGCGGCTGATCAGGCCGAGCCGTTCCATCTCGCGCAGGGTCTGTACCAGCATCTTCTTGGAGATACCGGGAATGCTGCGTTGGAGCACACCCGTGCGCGCCGCGCCGTCATGGAGCGCGTCGAGTGTGTGCAGCACCATGCTGGTCCATTTGGTGGCGAACAGGGAAAGGACGCGACGCGGTGCGCAGTCCTCGCGCCATTCCTCTTCGGGAGTTCCTGATCGCACAGCTGGTTACCTCATGGTGCCTACGTTACTTCTAGGTGCCGTCTGGAACCTTGCGCGGACCCTGCCTAACTTCGGACGGACGTTAAAGGAGTTTCATATGGCGAAGACCGCTCTGGTCGCCGGAGTGACCGGCATCAACGGCAACGCGATTGCCCGGCTGCTCATCGAACGCGGCTGGCAGGTGCACGGATTGTCGCGCAGTCCCGCGCGCATGGACGGGGTCCAACCGGTCCCGGCGGACCTTCAGGATGCCGCCGCGACCGCGGAGGCGCTGAAGGATATCGATCCGGATGCGGTATTCGTCACCACCTGGCTGCGCCGGGACACCGAGGCGGAGAATATCCGCGTGAACGGCTCGATGATGCGCAATCTCTTGGGGGGGCTGTCCAAATTCGGCCGCCCACGACACGTGGCACTCGTTACTGGGCTCAAGCACTATCTCGGACCTTTCGAAGCCTACGGAAGGGGCCGTCTCCCCCATACCCCGTTCCGAGAGAATCAGGGTCGTCTCGATGTGGCGAATTTCTACTACGCGCAGGAGGACGAGCTCTTCGAGGCGGCAGCGCGCGATGGCTTCAGCTGGAGCGTGCATCGCCCCCATACTGTGATCGGCATGGCGGTGGGAAACGCGATGAACATGGGCACCACGCTGGCGGTCTACGCCACGCTGTGCCGCGAGACCGGACGCCCCTTCGTCTTTCCAGGCTCGGCTGTGCAATGGAACGGCCTCACCGACATGACCGATGCCGACCTGCTGGCCGAGCACCTGCTATGGGCAGCCGATACGAAGTCCGCGCATGACGAAGCATTCAACGTCGTCAATGAGGACGTCTTCCGATGGCGCTGGATGTGGGGGCGCATCGCGCACTGGTTCGGGCTGGAACCGGCGCCTTTCGACGGGACGCCGCGTCCGTTGGAAGGACAATTGTCCGGAGACGCGGACGTCTGGCGTGGGATCGCCGAGCGGGAAGGGTTGGTCGAACCTGATCTATCGCGCCTCGCTTCACCTTGGCACACCGATGCCGACCTCGGGCGTCCCATCGAGGTGCTGACCGACATGAGCAAGAGACGCATCCTCGGCTTTACGGGATACAGGCAGACCGATGCCTCCTTCTTCGATCTGTTCGAGCGCCTGCGCGCTCAGCGACTGATCCCCTGAAAGCGCGAGCGAGACCGGGGGAGTAATTACGGTCGGGCTAGCTCACTCCTGGTGCTCGACGGGTTGATCCGCCGACCCTTCGCCCACGTACGGAACTTCATCGACATGTTCGCCCGGGATCTGCCCGACAGTTCCGCCCGATGGTCGGGGAGGTCCGTGTGTCATCGCACGAGCCAATCGCGCAGGAAGGCGCTCGTCTCCCCGGGCTTCTCCAACGGCGGCAGGTGCCCGCACCCCGCGAAGGTATGGAGGGTGGATCCTGCGATCGCGGTGTTCAACGCTTCGGCTTCCGCCGGCGGTGTGAGGACATCGGTGTCGCCCACGCCGATAGCCGTGGGGATCGTGATCCGCGCGAGCAGATCCCGACTGTCCCCTCTTCCGAGTATGGCGCGCTGCTGACGAATGAAGGCGTCACGACCCACTCGTGCGGCCATTGCCTTCACCTGATCCCCGACCGGGCCGTGGACATGGGTCTGGTGGATCAGCTGCGGAAGCAACCGGTCCGTGACACCCAGGAACCGCCCGGCTTCCAGCGCGACGATGGCATCGGCACGCTCTCTCCTGCGCGCAGCGCTGTCCTCCCGGGCGCTCGTATCGAGCAGGGCGAGCCGGGTGACGCGTTCGGGCGCCTGGCGTAGCATCTCGAAGGCGACGTAGCCCCCCATCGAAAGCG
This genomic interval carries:
- a CDS encoding SDR family oxidoreductase, with product MAKTALVAGVTGINGNAIARLLIERGWQVHGLSRSPARMDGVQPVPADLQDAAATAEALKDIDPDAVFVTTWLRRDTEAENIRVNGSMMRNLLGGLSKFGRPRHVALVTGLKHYLGPFEAYGRGRLPHTPFRENQGRLDVANFYYAQEDELFEAAARDGFSWSVHRPHTVIGMAVGNAMNMGTTLAVYATLCRETGRPFVFPGSAVQWNGLTDMTDADLLAEHLLWAADTKSAHDEAFNVVNEDVFRWRWMWGRIAHWFGLEPAPFDGTPRPLEGQLSGDADVWRGIAEREGLVEPDLSRLASPWHTDADLGRPIEVLTDMSKRRILGFTGYRQTDASFFDLFERLRAQRLIP
- a CDS encoding winged helix-turn-helix transcriptional regulator translates to MRSGTPEEEWREDCAPRRVLSLFATKWTSMVLHTLDALHDGAARTGVLQRSIPGISKKMLVQTLREMERLGLISRHVERVVPPAVEYRLTSLGRRFVEPVQLLYDWGRDNADALDRLHEDAAESRN
- a CDS encoding alpha/beta fold hydrolase, which translates into the protein MTRLTSVLFLPALLCDASLWRAQIEDLRDIAAPAIADLTLDDTVAAMADRALAAAPETFALVALSMGGYVAFEMLRQAPERVTRLALLDTSAREDSAARRRERADAIVALEAGRFLGVTDRLLPQLIHQTHVHGPVGDQVKAMAARVGRDAFIRQQRAILGRGDSRDLLARITIPTAIGVGDTDVLTPPAEAEALNTAIAGSTLHTFAGCGHLPPLEKPGETSAFLRDWLVR